One Callospermophilus lateralis isolate mCalLat2 chromosome 6, mCalLat2.hap1, whole genome shotgun sequence genomic region harbors:
- the Ehmt2 gene encoding histone-lysine N-methyltransferase EHMT2 isoform X4: MAAAAGAAAAAAAEGEAPVEMGALLLEKEPRGATERVHGSLGDTSHSEDTLPKANTDSLEPAGPSSPASVTVTVGDEGADTPVGATPLIGDEPENLEGDGGRILLGHATKSFPSSPSKGGACPSRAKMSMTGAGKSPPSVQSLAMRLLSMPGAQGTAAAGPEPPPATTSPEGQPKVHRARKTMSKPGNGQPPVPEKRPPEVQHFRMSDDVHSLGKVTSDVAKRRKLNSGNGLSEELGSARGSGEVTLEKGNPRSLEEWETVVGDDFSLYYDSYSVDERVDSDSKSEVEALAEQLSEEEEEEEEEEEEEEEEEEEEEEEEEDEESGNQSDRSGSSGRRKAKKKWRKDSPWVKPSRKRRKREPARAKEPRGVSNDTSSLETERGFEELPLCSCRMEAPKIDRISERAGHKCMATESVDGELSGCNAAILKRETMRPSSRVALMVLCETHRARMVKHHCCPGCGYFCTAGTFLECHPDFRVAHRFHKACVSQLNGMVFCPHCGEDASEAQEVTIPRGDGGTPPAGTAAPAPPPLAQDAPGRADTSQPSARMRGHGEPRRPPCDPLADTIDSSGPSLTLPSGGCLSAVGLPPGPGREALEKALVIQESERRKKLRFHPRQLYLSVKQGELQKVILMLLDNLDPNFQSDQQSKRTPLHAAAQKGSVEICHVLLQAGANINAVDKQQRTPLMEAVVNNHLEVARYMVQRGGCVYSKEEDGSTCLHHAAKIGNLEMVSLLLSTGQVDVNAQDSGGWTPIIWAAEHKHIDVIRMLLTRGADVTLTDNEENICLHWASFTGSAAIAEVLLNARCDLHAVNYHGDTPLHIAARESYHDCVLLFLSRGANPELRNKEGDTAWDLTPERSDVWFALQLNRKLRLGVGNRAIRTEKIICRDVARGYENVPIPCVNGVDGEPCPEDYKYISENCETSTMNIDRNITHLQHCTCVDDCSSSNCLCGQLSIRCWYDKDGRLLQEFNKIEPPLIFECNQACSCWRNCKNRVVQSGIKVRLQLYRTAKMGWGVRALQTIPQGTFICEYVGELISDAEADVREDDSYLFDLDNKDGEVYCIDARYYGNISRFINHLCDPNIIPVRVFMLHQDLRFPRIAFFSSRDIRTGEELGFDYGDRFWDIKSKYFTCQCGSEKCKHSAEAIALEQSRLARLDPHPELLPELGSLPPVNS; this comes from the exons atggcggcggcggcgggagcTGCAGCGGCGGCGGCCGCCGAG GGGGAGGCCCCCGTTGAGATGGGGGCACTGCTGCTGGAGAAGGAGCCCAGAGGAGCCACCGAAAGAG TTCATGgctctttgggggacacctctcaTAGTGAGGACACCCTGCCCAAGGCCAACACCGACTCCCTGGAACCTGCTGGCCCCTCATCTCCGGCCTCTGTCACTGTTACTGTTGGTGATGAGGGGGCTGACACCCCTGTAGGAGCTACACCACTCATTGGGGATGAACCCGAGAACCTGGAGGGAGATGGGGGCCGAATTCTGCTGG GCCATGCCACAAAGTCATTCCCCTCATCCCCCAGCAAGGGAGGTGCTTGTCCCAGTCGGGCCAAAATGTCAATGACAGGGGCAGGGAAATCGCCCCCATCAGTCCAGAGCTTGGCTATGAGGCTACTGAGTATGCCAGGGGCCCAGGGAACTGCAGCAGCAGGGCCTGAACCCCCTCCAGCCACCACCAGCCCAGAGGGACAGCCCAAGGTACACCGAGCCAGGAAAACCATGTCCAAACCAGGAAATGGACAG CCCCCAGTCCCCGAGAAACGGCCTCCTGAAGTACAACATTTTCGTATGAGTGATGATGTGCATTCTCTGGGGAAGGTGACTTCAG ATGTGGCCAAAAGAAGGAAGCTgaactctggaaatggcctg TCAGAGGAATTGGGTTCTGCCCGGGGTTCAGGAGAAGTGACCCTGGAGAAGGGGAACCCCAGGTCCCTGGAGGAGTGGGAGACAGTGGTAGGCGACGACTTCAGTCTCTACTATGACTCCTACTCTGTGGATGAGCGCGTAGACTCTGACAGCAAG TCTGAAGTTGAAGCTCTGGCTGAACAACTgagtgaagaggaggaggaagaggaggaagaagaggaagaagaagaggaggaggaggaagaagaggaggaagaggaagaagatgaggaatCAGGCAATCAGTCAGACAGG AGTGGCTCCAGTGGCCGGCGCAAGGCCAAAAAGAAATGGCGGAAGGACAGCCCGTGGGTGAAGCCATCTCGGAAACGGCGGAAGCGGGAGCCAGCACGGGCCAAGGAGCCACGAG GGGTGTCCAATGACACATCTTCACTGGAGACTGAGCGAGGCTTTGAGGAGCTGCCCCTCTGCAGCTGTCGCATGGAGGCACCTAAGATTGACCGAATCAGTGAGCGAGCAGGGCACAAGTGCATGGCCACCGAGAGTGTAGATGGAGAG TTGTCTGGCTGCAATGCTGCCATCCTCAAGCGGGAGACCATGAGGCCATCTAGTCGTGTGGCACTAATGGTGCTCTGTGAGACCCACCGTGCCCGCATGGTCAAACACCACTGCTGCCCAGGCTGCGGCTACTTCTGTACGGCG GGTACCTTCCTAGAATGCCACCCAGATTTCCGTGTGGCCCACCGCTTCCACAAGGCCTGTGTGTCCCAGCTCAATGGGATGGTCTTCTGTCCCCACTGTGGGGAAGACGCTTCTGAGGCCCAGGAGGTGACTATCCCCCGGGGTGATGGGGGAACCCCACCAGCTGGTACTGCAGCCCCTGCACCCCCACCCCTGGCCCAAGATGCCCCAGGAAGAGCTGATACTTCCCAGCCCAG TGCCCGGATGCGAGGGCATGGGGAGCCCCGACGCCCACCCTGTGATCCCCTGGCTGACACCATCGACAGCTCAGGGCCTTCCCTGACCCTGCCCAGTGGGGGGTGTCTCTCGGCAGTGGGACTGCCACCAGGGCCAGGTCGTGAGGCCCTGGAGAAGGCTCTGGTCATCCAGGAATCAGAGAG GCGGAAGAAGCTCCGATTCCACCCCCGGCAATTGTACCTGTCAGTGAAGCAGGGGGAGTTGCAGAAGGTGATCCTGATGCTAT TGGACAACCTGGACCCCAACTTCCAGAGTGACCAGCAGAGCAAGCGCACGCCCTTGCACGCAGCCGCCCAGAAGGGCTCCGTGGAGATCTGCCATGTGCTGCTGCAG GCTGGAGCTAACATTAATGCAGTGGACAAGCAGCAGCGGACACCGCTGATGGAGGCCGTGGTGAACAACCACCTGGAGGTGGCACGCTACATGGTGCAGCGTGGTGGCTGTGTCTACAGCAAG GAGGAAGATGGTTCCACCTGCCTCCACCATGCCGCCAAAATTGGAAACTTGGAGATGGTCAGCCTGCTGCTCAGCACAGGACAGGTGGACGTCAACGCCCAG GATAGTGGCGGGTGGACACCTATCATCTGGGCCGCAGAACACAAGCACATTGATGTGATCCGAATGCTGCTGACACGAGGAGCTGATGTCACTCTCACTGACAAT GAGGAAAACATCTGCCTGCACTGGGCTTCCTTCACTGGTAGTGCTGCCATCGCTGAGGTTCTCCTGAATGCCCGTTGTGACCTCCATGCTGTCAACTACCATGGGGACACGCCCCTGCACATTGCAGCTCGGGAGAGCTATCACGACTGCGTGCT gTTGTTTCTGTCACGTGGAGCCAACCCTGAGCTGAGGAACAAGGAGGGGGACACAGCATGGGACCTGACCCCTGAGCGCTCTGACGTGTGGTTTGCACTCCAGCTCAACCGCAAGCTCCGACTTGGAGTGGGAAACCGGGCTATTCGCACTGAGAAGATCATCTGTCG GGATGTAGCACGGGGTTACGAGAATGTGCCCATTCCCTGTGTCAATGGTGTGGATGGGGAGCCCTGCCCCGAGGATTATAAATACATCTCAGAGAACTGTGAGACATCCACCATGAACATTGACCGCAATATAACCCATCTACAG CACTGCACGTGTGTGGATGACTGCTCCAGTTCTAACTGCCTGTGCGGCCAGCTCAGCATCCGCTGCTGGTATGACAAG GATGGGCGGTTGCTCCAGGAATTTAACAAGATCGAGCCCCCCCTGATCTTTGAGTGTAACCAAGCCTGCTCCTGCTGGAGAAACTGCAAGAACCGAGTGGTGCAGAGCGGCATCAA GGTACGACTGCAGCTCTACCGAACAGCCAAGATGGGCTGGGGTGTTCGCGCCCTGCAGACCATCCCCCAGGGAACCTTTATCTGCGA GTATGTTGGGGAACTGATCTCTGACGCTGAGGCTGATGTGAGAGAGGATGATTCTTACCTCTTCGATTTAGACAACAAG GATGGAGAGGTATACTGCATTGATGCCCGTTACTATGGCAACATCAGCCGCTTTATCAACCACCTATGTGACCCCAACATCATCCCTGTCCGGGTCTTCATGCTGCACCAAGACCTGCGATTCCCACGCATCGCCTTCTTCAGTTCCCGAGACATCCGGACCGGGGAAGAGCTAGG gtttgattACGGTGACCGCTTCTGGGACATCAAAAGCAAATATTTCACCTGCCAGTGTGGCTCTGAGAAGTGTAAGCACTCAGCCGAGGCCATCGCCCTGGAGCAGAGCCGCCTGGCCCGCCTGGATCCCCACCCTGAGCTGCTGCCCGAGCTTGGCTCCCTGCCCCCTGTCAACTCCTGA
- the Ehmt2 gene encoding histone-lysine N-methyltransferase EHMT2 isoform X3 — protein sequence MAAAAGAAAAAAAEGEAPVEMGALLLEKEPRGATERVHGSLGDTSHSEDTLPKANTDSLEPAGPSSPASVTVTVGDEGADTPVGATPLIGDEPENLEGDGGRILLGHATKSFPSSPSKGGACPSRAKMSMTGAGKSPPSVQSLAMRLLSMPGAQGTAAAGPEPPPATTSPEGQPKVHRARKTMSKPGNGQPPVPEKRPPEVQHFRMSDDVHSLGKVTSDVAKRRKLNSGNGLSEELGSARGSGEVTLEKGNPRSLEEWETVVGDDFSLYYDSYSVDERVDSDSKSEVEALAEQLSEEEEEEEEEEEEEEEEEEEEEEEEEDEESGNQSDRSGSSGRRKAKKKWRKDSPWVKPSRKRRKREPARAKEPRGVNGVGSSGPSEYMEVPLGSLELPSEGTLSPNHAGVSNDTSSLETERGFEELPLCSCRMEAPKIDRISERAGHKCMATESVDGELSGCNAAILKRETMRPSSRVALMVLCETHRARMVKHHCCPGCGYFCTAGTFLECHPDFRVAHRFHKACVSQLNGMVFCPHCGEDASEAQEVTIPRGDGGTPPAGTAAPAPPPLAQDAPGRADTSQPSARMRGHGEPRRPPCDPLADTIDSSGPSLTLPSGGCLSAVGLPPGPGREALEKALVIQESERRKKLRFHPRQLYLSVKQGELQKVILMLLDNLDPNFQSDQQSKRTPLHAAAQKGSVEICHVLLQAGANINAVDKQQRTPLMEAVVNNHLEVARYMVQRGGCVYSKEEDGSTCLHHAAKIGNLEMVSLLLSTGQVDVNAQDSGGWTPIIWAAEHKHIDVIRMLLTRGADVTLTDNEENICLHWASFTGSAAIAEVLLNARCDLHAVNYHGDTPLHIAARESYHDCVLLFLSRGANPELRNKEGDTAWDLTPERSDVWFALQLNRKLRLGVGNRAIRTEKIICRDVARGYENVPIPCVNGVDGEPCPEDYKYISENCETSTMNIDRNITHLQHCTCVDDCSSSNCLCGQLSIRCWYDKDGRLLQEFNKIEPPLIFECNQACSCWRNCKNRVVQSGIKVRLQLYRTAKMGWGVRALQTIPQGTFICEYVGELISDAEADVREDDSYLFDLDNKDGEVYCIDARYYGNISRFINHLCDPNIIPVRVFMLHQDLRFPRIAFFSSRDIRTGEELGFDYGDRFWDIKSKYFTCQCGSEKCKHSAEAIALEQSRLARLDPHPELLPELGSLPPVNS from the exons atggcggcggcggcgggagcTGCAGCGGCGGCGGCCGCCGAG GGGGAGGCCCCCGTTGAGATGGGGGCACTGCTGCTGGAGAAGGAGCCCAGAGGAGCCACCGAAAGAG TTCATGgctctttgggggacacctctcaTAGTGAGGACACCCTGCCCAAGGCCAACACCGACTCCCTGGAACCTGCTGGCCCCTCATCTCCGGCCTCTGTCACTGTTACTGTTGGTGATGAGGGGGCTGACACCCCTGTAGGAGCTACACCACTCATTGGGGATGAACCCGAGAACCTGGAGGGAGATGGGGGCCGAATTCTGCTGG GCCATGCCACAAAGTCATTCCCCTCATCCCCCAGCAAGGGAGGTGCTTGTCCCAGTCGGGCCAAAATGTCAATGACAGGGGCAGGGAAATCGCCCCCATCAGTCCAGAGCTTGGCTATGAGGCTACTGAGTATGCCAGGGGCCCAGGGAACTGCAGCAGCAGGGCCTGAACCCCCTCCAGCCACCACCAGCCCAGAGGGACAGCCCAAGGTACACCGAGCCAGGAAAACCATGTCCAAACCAGGAAATGGACAG CCCCCAGTCCCCGAGAAACGGCCTCCTGAAGTACAACATTTTCGTATGAGTGATGATGTGCATTCTCTGGGGAAGGTGACTTCAG ATGTGGCCAAAAGAAGGAAGCTgaactctggaaatggcctg TCAGAGGAATTGGGTTCTGCCCGGGGTTCAGGAGAAGTGACCCTGGAGAAGGGGAACCCCAGGTCCCTGGAGGAGTGGGAGACAGTGGTAGGCGACGACTTCAGTCTCTACTATGACTCCTACTCTGTGGATGAGCGCGTAGACTCTGACAGCAAG TCTGAAGTTGAAGCTCTGGCTGAACAACTgagtgaagaggaggaggaagaggaggaagaagaggaagaagaagaggaggaggaggaagaagaggaggaagaggaagaagatgaggaatCAGGCAATCAGTCAGACAGG AGTGGCTCCAGTGGCCGGCGCAAGGCCAAAAAGAAATGGCGGAAGGACAGCCCGTGGGTGAAGCCATCTCGGAAACGGCGGAAGCGGGAGCCAGCACGGGCCAAGGAGCCACGAG GAGTGAATGGTGTGGGCTCCTCAGGCCCCAGTGAGTACATGGAGGTCCCTCTGGGGTCCCTGGAGCTGCCCAGCGAGGGGACTCTGTCCCCCAACCACGCTG GGGTGTCCAATGACACATCTTCACTGGAGACTGAGCGAGGCTTTGAGGAGCTGCCCCTCTGCAGCTGTCGCATGGAGGCACCTAAGATTGACCGAATCAGTGAGCGAGCAGGGCACAAGTGCATGGCCACCGAGAGTGTAGATGGAGAG TTGTCTGGCTGCAATGCTGCCATCCTCAAGCGGGAGACCATGAGGCCATCTAGTCGTGTGGCACTAATGGTGCTCTGTGAGACCCACCGTGCCCGCATGGTCAAACACCACTGCTGCCCAGGCTGCGGCTACTTCTGTACGGCG GGTACCTTCCTAGAATGCCACCCAGATTTCCGTGTGGCCCACCGCTTCCACAAGGCCTGTGTGTCCCAGCTCAATGGGATGGTCTTCTGTCCCCACTGTGGGGAAGACGCTTCTGAGGCCCAGGAGGTGACTATCCCCCGGGGTGATGGGGGAACCCCACCAGCTGGTACTGCAGCCCCTGCACCCCCACCCCTGGCCCAAGATGCCCCAGGAAGAGCTGATACTTCCCAGCCCAG TGCCCGGATGCGAGGGCATGGGGAGCCCCGACGCCCACCCTGTGATCCCCTGGCTGACACCATCGACAGCTCAGGGCCTTCCCTGACCCTGCCCAGTGGGGGGTGTCTCTCGGCAGTGGGACTGCCACCAGGGCCAGGTCGTGAGGCCCTGGAGAAGGCTCTGGTCATCCAGGAATCAGAGAG GCGGAAGAAGCTCCGATTCCACCCCCGGCAATTGTACCTGTCAGTGAAGCAGGGGGAGTTGCAGAAGGTGATCCTGATGCTAT TGGACAACCTGGACCCCAACTTCCAGAGTGACCAGCAGAGCAAGCGCACGCCCTTGCACGCAGCCGCCCAGAAGGGCTCCGTGGAGATCTGCCATGTGCTGCTGCAG GCTGGAGCTAACATTAATGCAGTGGACAAGCAGCAGCGGACACCGCTGATGGAGGCCGTGGTGAACAACCACCTGGAGGTGGCACGCTACATGGTGCAGCGTGGTGGCTGTGTCTACAGCAAG GAGGAAGATGGTTCCACCTGCCTCCACCATGCCGCCAAAATTGGAAACTTGGAGATGGTCAGCCTGCTGCTCAGCACAGGACAGGTGGACGTCAACGCCCAG GATAGTGGCGGGTGGACACCTATCATCTGGGCCGCAGAACACAAGCACATTGATGTGATCCGAATGCTGCTGACACGAGGAGCTGATGTCACTCTCACTGACAAT GAGGAAAACATCTGCCTGCACTGGGCTTCCTTCACTGGTAGTGCTGCCATCGCTGAGGTTCTCCTGAATGCCCGTTGTGACCTCCATGCTGTCAACTACCATGGGGACACGCCCCTGCACATTGCAGCTCGGGAGAGCTATCACGACTGCGTGCT gTTGTTTCTGTCACGTGGAGCCAACCCTGAGCTGAGGAACAAGGAGGGGGACACAGCATGGGACCTGACCCCTGAGCGCTCTGACGTGTGGTTTGCACTCCAGCTCAACCGCAAGCTCCGACTTGGAGTGGGAAACCGGGCTATTCGCACTGAGAAGATCATCTGTCG GGATGTAGCACGGGGTTACGAGAATGTGCCCATTCCCTGTGTCAATGGTGTGGATGGGGAGCCCTGCCCCGAGGATTATAAATACATCTCAGAGAACTGTGAGACATCCACCATGAACATTGACCGCAATATAACCCATCTACAG CACTGCACGTGTGTGGATGACTGCTCCAGTTCTAACTGCCTGTGCGGCCAGCTCAGCATCCGCTGCTGGTATGACAAG GATGGGCGGTTGCTCCAGGAATTTAACAAGATCGAGCCCCCCCTGATCTTTGAGTGTAACCAAGCCTGCTCCTGCTGGAGAAACTGCAAGAACCGAGTGGTGCAGAGCGGCATCAA GGTACGACTGCAGCTCTACCGAACAGCCAAGATGGGCTGGGGTGTTCGCGCCCTGCAGACCATCCCCCAGGGAACCTTTATCTGCGA GTATGTTGGGGAACTGATCTCTGACGCTGAGGCTGATGTGAGAGAGGATGATTCTTACCTCTTCGATTTAGACAACAAG GATGGAGAGGTATACTGCATTGATGCCCGTTACTATGGCAACATCAGCCGCTTTATCAACCACCTATGTGACCCCAACATCATCCCTGTCCGGGTCTTCATGCTGCACCAAGACCTGCGATTCCCACGCATCGCCTTCTTCAGTTCCCGAGACATCCGGACCGGGGAAGAGCTAGG gtttgattACGGTGACCGCTTCTGGGACATCAAAAGCAAATATTTCACCTGCCAGTGTGGCTCTGAGAAGTGTAAGCACTCAGCCGAGGCCATCGCCCTGGAGCAGAGCCGCCTGGCCCGCCTGGATCCCCACCCTGAGCTGCTGCCCGAGCTTGGCTCCCTGCCCCCTGTCAACTCCTGA